GGCCAGGGCTTTGAGGTTGGCTTCCACGGGCCAGTCCAGGTTCACATGACCCACTGCAGGTGGTGGCACCACCAGTTTGTCCATGTAGATGTCCGGGGCATGGAGCAGGCCCCCTTTTTCGCTCATGGCGATCACGGCAATGACATTGGGAAGCCCTTTTGCTGCTGCGCTGGTGCCTTCCACCGGGTCCACAGCAATGTCCACCTTATGGGAGTGTTTGGTTTTCTGCCCGAGGTTTTCTCCGATGTAGAGCATCGGGGCCTCATCCATTTCCCCTTCACCGATCACCACGGTTCCATCAATGTCGAGTTCGTTGAGCACCTTGCGCATGGCATCGGTGCCTGCAGCATCCACAGCATTCTTGTCCCCCTTGCCAATGAGTCTGCTGGCGGCAAGGGCGGCCTGTTCGGTCACACGCACAGTATCCAAAACGAGAGCACGTTCCATAGAAGGCGTTTTAACATTTGGAAGGGGTTCAATTGGTTTACGGTGTAGGTGTGTACTACACTGTTTTACCCCTGATTTGGTTTACCTGCATGAAGCCGCTAAAGGTATACAACCCCGTTTTTGGTTGCTGAACCATGAAAAATGGCCCAGGGGACAAACCTGGACCCGGTACAGATGGTTTTACCTGTCTGGATGGGTGTTTCTTTGTTCAGAGCCAACACAAATGGGGGTTTATCCCACCGGTTTCGGTCCACGTAAACCACTTTTGCCCATGCGACTGGACAGCACACCAGCGATGTCCTCGGGCTTCACACCCAGTTCTGCCATCACAAAGAGGGTGTGGAACAGCAGATCGGCGGTTTCTGTGGCAAGCTCTTTTGGGTCGCTGTTCTTGGCGGCCAGCAAAACCTCTCCGGCCTCTTCAGGTATTTTCTTGAGGATGCGGTCCAGGCCCGCTTTGTGCATGGTGGTCACGTAAGACCCCTCAGGCTGATGCTCGATGCGGTCCAGAATGGTTTTGTACACCTCACTGACCACAAAGCCAAGCTGGGTGTGCCCTGCTTCTTCCATGAGGGGATTGTGGAAACAGGACTGCTTGCCCGTGTGGCACGCTGGACCCTGCTGCTCCACCAGATACAGTACAGCGTCGCTGTCACAGTCGTAACGGACACCCAGAACCTTCTGCGTGTTGCCACTGGTTTTGCCCTTGATCCACAGTTCCTGACGGCTGCGGGAATAATAGGTGCCTTCCAGGGTGCTCAGGGTGTGTTCCAGGGCTTCCTGGTTGGCCCAGGCGAGCATCAGGACTTCACCACTGCGGGCATCCTGCGTCACCACCGGGACCAGACCGTCCTCGTTGTACTTCAGTTCACTCAGATTCATTCCACAAACCCTCTCACCTGAATGCCGCGACCCGTCAGGTAATCCTTCACCTGACGCACCGTGAGCATCCCGAAGTGAAACACACTGGCGGCAAGGGCAGCATCGGCCTTCCCTGCGGTCAGAACATCATAAAAATCTTCCAGCTTGCCCGCACCACCCGAGGCCACCACGGGCACATCCACATTCTCTTTCACGGTGCGGGTGGCCAGCAGATCAAACCCGGACTGGGTACCGTCTGCATCCATCACGTTCAGCACAATTTCGCCTGCACCCAGTTCCTGACCCTTGTGGACCCACTCGATCAGGTCGATGCCGGTGTCCACACGGCCCCCATTCAGGTGCACATTCCAGCCCGAACCATCCGGTCTGCGTTTGGCATCAATCGAGAGCACCACACACTGGGCTCCAAAGTGGTCGCTGGCAGCCCGGATCAGGTCCGGGTTGCGGATGGCACTGGAATTCACAGAAATCTTGTCTGCCCCCGAGAGCAGCAGGTTCCTGAAATCCTCCACGCTGTTCACGCCACCTCCGATGGTGAGGGGCATCATCACGCTTTCTGCCACGTCTTTCGCCACTTCCAGCATCAGTTTACGGCCTTCATGGCTGGCGGTGATGTCATAGAAGACCAGTTCGTCGGCCTGTTCGTGTTCGTACTTCTGGGCGAGCAGCAAAGGGTTTCCGGCATCTCGGTGGTTTTCAAAGAACTTGACGTTCTTGACCACCCGACCATTTTGAACATCCAGACACGGGATGATGCGCTTCGTAATCACAGCTGTCATTGTACGGGACAGGGGAGGGGAGTAAAGAATTTTGCGTATGCATCTGTTTGCTGGGGGC
The sequence above is drawn from the Deinococcus cellulosilyticus NBRC 106333 = KACC 11606 genome and encodes:
- the hisF gene encoding imidazole glycerol phosphate synthase subunit HisF, with translation MITKRIIPCLDVQNGRVVKNVKFFENHRDAGNPLLLAQKYEHEQADELVFYDITASHEGRKLMLEVAKDVAESVMMPLTIGGGVNSVEDFRNLLLSGADKISVNSSAIRNPDLIRAASDHFGAQCVVLSIDAKRRPDGSGWNVHLNGGRVDTGIDLIEWVHKGQELGAGEIVLNVMDADGTQSGFDLLATRTVKENVDVPVVASGGAGKLEDFYDVLTAGKADAALAASVFHFGMLTVRQVKDYLTGRGIQVRGFVE
- the hisIE gene encoding bifunctional phosphoribosyl-AMP cyclohydrolase/phosphoribosyl-ATP diphosphatase HisIE, which codes for MNLSELKYNEDGLVPVVTQDARSGEVLMLAWANQEALEHTLSTLEGTYYSRSRQELWIKGKTSGNTQKVLGVRYDCDSDAVLYLVEQQGPACHTGKQSCFHNPLMEEAGHTQLGFVVSEVYKTILDRIEHQPEGSYVTTMHKAGLDRILKKIPEEAGEVLLAAKNSDPKELATETADLLFHTLFVMAELGVKPEDIAGVLSSRMGKSGLRGPKPVG